From the genome of Dermacentor variabilis isolate Ectoservices unplaced genomic scaffold, ASM5094787v1 scaffold_14, whole genome shotgun sequence, one region includes:
- the LOC142567798 gene encoding uncharacterized protein LOC142567798 isoform X3 produces MPTDTKNDARAKFQHLSGHEGPPLLTHALLPAVIMLLMPNVVVCTVCFVVSHSSSTTKALEFGFSKFWHESWASQGFAALETWAFIVAFTVYSGLSLLLIHGSTYHGPPTSSGYRPVYRKSGFTYYVITMTIAACVLIVVDAPCQVAYRCMPGLAAALALFAFAIPLLLYAKGRMSPSPGEHGTTGRLVLDFYWGMELYPRIGERLDIKQWTNCRFGMMMWQLLVLVGWKAQIEASGWNWCVASTALLQTIYIAKFFWWEDGYMQTIDITVDRADFSHVLTGAPLGSPPNTTGHARLSESRHVRGRCSTATFASVVTINRSQRNPQVIAGLRGEDVEDWLQNYDLASTSAGDASAS; encoded by the exons GACACGAGGGCCCTCCTCTTCTCACGCACGCGCTTCTCCCCGCGGTCATCATGCTGCTCATGCCAAACGTCGTCGTGTGCACCGTGTGCTTCGTAGTTTCTCACAGCTCGTCCACGACAAAGGCCCTGGAGTTTGGCTTCTCCAAGTTCTGGCACGAATCCTGGGCAAGCCAGGGCTTTGCAGCGCTGGAAACATGGGCGTTTATTGTCGCGTTTACTGTTTACAGTGGTCTCTCTCTACTACTGATCCATGGTAGTACTTATCACGGCCCACCAACGTCGTCAGGGTACAGGCCTGTGTACCGGAAGAGCGGCTTCACCTATTACGTCATCACCATGACTATTGCCGCTTGCGTTTTGATAGTTGTTGACGCTCCTTGCCAGGTAGCATACAGGTGCATGCCTGGATTGGCCGCTGCGCTCGCACTGTTCGCCTTCGCAATTCCGCTGCTTCTGTACGCGAAGGGGAGAATGAGTCCCTCGCCAGGAGAACACGGCACAACAGGACGTCTGGTGCTCGACTTCTACTGGGGCATGGAGCTCTATCCTCGCATCGGAGAGCGGCTGGACATCAAACAATGGACGAACTGCCGCTTCGGGATGATGATGTGGCAGCTGCTGGTCTTGGTCGGCTGGAAGGCTCAAATCGAGGCGAGCGGCTGGAACTGGTGCGTGGCATCTACGGCTCTGTTGCAGACGATTTACATCGCGAAGTTCTTCTGGTGGGAAGATGGTTACATGCAGACCATCGACATCACGGTGGACAGAGCAG ACTTCTCGCACGTTCtcactggagctccgctcgggtcgccgcctaACACCACCGGCCATGCTCGCTTAAGCGAATCCAGGCACGTCCGAGGTCGCTGCTCCACTGCCACCTTCGCTTCCGTCGTGACCATCAACAGGAGCCAGCGCAACCCGCAAGTCATCGCTGGTCTACGCGGGGaagacgtagaggactggctccaaAACTACGACCTG